The proteins below are encoded in one region of Drosophila santomea strain STO CAGO 1482 chromosome 2R, Prin_Dsan_1.1, whole genome shotgun sequence:
- the LOC120445007 gene encoding helicase domino isoform X3, with product MPKKYEHVIMCRLSSRQRYLYEDFMSRAKTRETLQTGNLLSVINVLMQLRKVCNHPNMFEARPTISPFQMDGITFHTPRLVCDIMEYDPFTQINLETVNLLLLHLEQTMTAYVSHKSRLLAPPRKLIEDIDTAPLPAPRCPNGKYRFHIRVRSAELAQRIKLNAVRVGASPAMRLEGSKIVPMRNLLPSGRVLKRVSASINPVNMALKPVVINSVVTTTSSTAASSPTGALSVLSNSKLLGARSQINAPTPAKVAKTMQDGKPFFYLTPATNSGAAGARLTLTSKTTASASTTASRTTVTASTTSAQQLIREPIVKDLATHVKSTAQKQSIANGKTEPEEETEAEDPYKVQELIQMRKEQRLAALKRMAMINRRRTDATPIYGEDCRGAIQRCMQVTRSLKRSTWQTRGYANCCTAMSHRNGWSLNHLLKSFEERCADLKPLFANYVIYVPSVCAPRIRRYVQNLSSTHWQYEREIEHTVEQALRPKLALLHPITSAMTTQFPDPRLIQYDCGKLQTMDRLLRQLKVNGHRVLIFTQMTKMLDVLESFLNYHGHIYLRLDGSTRVEQRQILMERFNGDKRIFCFILSTRSGGVGINLTGADTVIFYDSDWNPTMDAQAQDRCHRIGQTRDVHIYRLVSERTIEVNILKKANQKRMLTDMAIEGGNFTTTYFKSSTIKDLFTMEQSEQDESSQEKSEEKDKIVATTTLSDTPSTVVESEKQSLRAFEHALAAAEDEQDVQATKTAKAEVAADLAEFDENIPIANDDPNAEGGAQVELSKADLEMQNLVKQLSPIERYAMRFVEETGAAWTAEQLRAAEAELEAQKREWEANRLAAMHKEEELLKQETEAEEMLTYSRKDSSNQVWISRNTMEQMPMWCPPTPPQDNDNDIYIDYSLSFMYELEPIAEMDLPPVYVRKEHKRSRTDAGYDGSRRPNKMRREDNYVPPRSLFDRPTPQLARLRRELKSQRFRGSFKPNMPIPGLKPQLPTKPLTEPEAMAEWCVFEDMAILHVLVNLQGLPCSLMLLSPGQTPNWDLVSEMVNFCSKTYRSARQCRWRYETHIQPREEGKVVESPKKQKKLKPTLRTEYLKSPLRYLRTTQLYVSDNNASFYKTMRSRFDSIKTAYLKKAPPPKRQFSAPSLMNPKHMEVLQEFGIQNYDQPVPPQNIAAMKANKIREKQRGQQMSQPPVGVVQQVQQQSQQQQPAPPPPPQQQQPQQVVQQVQQQQQQQQQVVQQQLPTVSTVQQTLPVQQTVELVQQQPSTTTTVAVPAAGGQLQQLQIQHLTSSNVSPGQQTAILLHQPQQQLRTHPGQGGQSNTQQLVKTIVGASSSLTAGQLQQLAQQSAAASGGQSSVSVVLTTPVQSLPAVVQPQIGSGAQIVSISSQTLPVNSSPQLGSIVQTQSLPQVVSVSTLPTMGTVLTTTANQQQQQHQTTAVTTLNTAMLRGQRIVSTAAGNTLQQRTTAGGQSIVSMPNLGQGVSPAQFQTQLRLAAVPTSPATQTTQLVTTKGIPVSALQQGGKTTVIPGTQQSGGAHIQLYRQRSLKVLQTTTQAVPSGSAGGTGATANLVQAGGTIIQASNMGTHVTSQKVAVSGMPGTSTTVQAGNVVSSVQMHGQARTQFIKQMAAGKQQLQRQVVSADGTTTTTGAGDMLLVKRHNILAAQKAQQASGALFTTTTGQQQQQQQQQGQLPVAGQPQQVTQHQIASLVKASTAAAASGSSISAGGVTVSATNSTVQAGSVNMTLPQLKPGSQIKVTMPNQMRHLQMQQQLTMPRKISRMTQLVSASGQPTATNIVTTTGPQQQQQGVTVSGGGTLPTVASQQQQQQHQQKVGGGNSVQAQLLHIQNTKALPNSVTVQQIQQVMRSGQQGTLATTNLVLGKTSVGRVIPVSVASQANQRQTIQVVSAASAQALAAGNLRTHVAGPSIASALKVAASGGAGGQTTQQTLIAALQHNQRQNASPVRLQTTAGGNLLAVVQQQQQQQQHTSIAGPTAGPAEVMTITQTTTTLPTVGSLQQQQQGGISQPTTQQVRKLVQKKILIRSEKE from the exons ATGCCAAAGAAGTACGAGCATGTGATAATGTGTCGCCTGTCGAGTCGCCAACGCTATCTATATGAGGACTTCATGAGCCGCGCCAA AACTCGTGAGACCTTGCAAACTGGCAACTTGTTGAGCGTAATTAACGTCTTGATGCAGTTGCGAAAAGTGTGCAATCATCCGAACATGTTTGAAGCGCGCCCTACGATCTCGCCATTTCAAATGGATGGAATTACATTCCACACTCCGCGACTCGTCTGCGATATTATGGAATACGATCCGTTTACG CAAATAAATCTAGAGACGGTAAACCTCTTGTTGTTGCATTTGGAGCAAACTATGACCGCCTACGTCTCGCACAAGTCCCGCCTGCTCGCCCCGCCTCGCAAGCTTATCGAGGATATCGATACGGCTCCATTACCAGCTCCCCGTTGTCCTAATGGCAAATACCGCTTTCATATCCGAGTACGTAGCGCGGAACTGGCGCAGCGCATCAAATTGAATGCAGTGAGGGTAGGAGCCAGCCCGGCCATGCGGCTGGAGGGCTCAAAGATTGTGCCAATGCGCAATTTGCTACCAAGTGGAAGAGTCCTGAAAAGAGTCAGTGCTTCGATTAATCCTGTGAATATGGCTTTGAAGCCAGTGGTGATCAATAGCGTGGTGACAACAACATCATCGACCGCAGCATCTTCTCCTACGGGGGCTCTAAGCGTGCTGAGCAACTCCAAGTTGCTGGGGGCACGTTCTCAAATAAATGCTCCAACGCCCGCAAAAGTAGCCAAAACGATGCAAGACGGAAAGCCATTTTTCTACCTCACACCGGCGACGAATTCAGGAGCTGCAGGAGCCCGCCTTACACTGACGAGTAAAACCACAGCGTCGGCGTCCACGACGGCTTCCAGAACAACAGTTACTGCATCAACTACTTCTGCCCAGCAACTAATAAGGGAACCTATTGTCAAAGATTTGGCCACTCATGTAAAAAGCACAGcacaaaagcaaagcattgCCAATGGAAAGACAGAGCCCGAGGAAGAAACTGAAGCGGAGGATCCCTACAAAGTGCAGGAGCTGATTCAGATGCGCAAGGAACAGCGATTGGCAGCGTTAAAACGTATGGCAATGATAAATCGTCGTCGCACGGATGCCACTCCCATATACGGCGAAGATTGTCGCGGAGCTATACAGCGCTGCATGCAGGTGACCCGATCTCTTAAGCGATCAACCTGGCAGACGCGTGGATACGCCAACTGCTGCACTGCCATGTCGCATCGAAATGGTTGGTCCCTTAACCACTTGCTGAAGAGCTTCGAGGAAAGATGTGCTGATCTAAAGCCATTGTTTGCAAACTATGTGATATACGTTCCCTCTGTATGTGCGCCCCGGATCCGTCGTTATGTACAGAATCTCTCATCGACACACTGGCAGTACGAACGTGAGATAGAACACACTGTAGAGCAGGCCTTACGGCCTAAACTGGCATTGCTGCATCCAATCACTTCGGCAATGACCACTCAGTTCCCAGATCCGCGTCTCATTCAATACGACTGTGGCAAGTTGCAGACCATGGATCGTTTGCTGCGTCAGCTAAAGGTAAACGGGCATCGTGTACTGATATTCACTCAGATGACGAAGATGTTGGATGTTTTGGAATCTTTCCTCAACTACCATGGTCATATTTATCTACGTTTGGATGGCTCAACGCGGGTGGAACAGCGTCAGATCCTGATGGAGCGGTTTAATGGAGATAAACGAATCTTCTGCTTTATTCTCTCCACGCGGTCTGGTGGAGTGGGCATTAATTTGACGGGTGCCGATACTGTGATCTTTTACGACTCAGACTGGAACCCCACAATGGATGCGCAGGCCCAGGATCGATGCCATCGAATTGGTCAAACGCGAGATGTACACATATACCGGCTTGTCTCCGAAAGAACCATAGAAGTTAACATACTCAAGAAGGCAAACCAAAAGCGAATGCTTACCGACATGGCCATCGAGGGTGGCAACTTTACAACTACATACTTCAAGAGTTCCACCATCAAGGATCTCTTTACAATGGAGCAGAGCGAGCAGGACGAGTCGAGCCAGGAGAAGTCGGAGGAGAAGGATAAAATTGTCGCTACGACAACGCTTTCGGATACCCCGTCGACGGTGGTGGAGTCGGAGAAACAGTCACTGCGCGCCTTCGAGCACGCGTTGGCTGCCGCCGAGGACGAGCAGGATGTGCAGGCCACGAAAACGGCTAAAGCTGAGGTGGCTGCTGATCTGGCCGAGTTCGACGAGAACATTCCTATTGCAAATGATGATCCAAATGCGGAAGGCGGCGCTCAAGTGGAACTCAGCAAGGCCGATCTGGAGATGCAGAACTTGGTTAAACAG CTCTCACCTATAGAGCGCTATGCCATGCGCTTTGTGGAAGAAACTGGAGCGGCATGGACGGCGGAACAATTGCGAGCCGCGGAAGCGGAACTGGAGGCCCAGAAACGCGAGTGGGAGGCCAATCGGTTGGCGGCCATGcacaaggaggaggagctgttGAAGCAGGAAACGGAAGCGGAGGAGATGCTTACCTACAGTCGCAAGGATTCGAGTAATCAG GTCTGGATATCGCGCAACACCATGGAGCAGATGCCG ATGTGGTGTCCGCCCACTCCGCCGCAAGACAACGATAACGATATCTATATAGACTATTCGTTGTCGTTCATGTATGAGCTGGAACCCATTGCGGAGATGGATCTGCCGCCAGTTTACGTACGCAAGGAGCACAAGCGCTCGCGCACGGATGCTGGGTACGATGGTAGCAGGCGGCCCAATAAGATGCGCCGGGAGGATAACTACGTGCCTCCCAGATCGCTTTTCGATCGCCCAACGCCACAGCTGGCGCGTCTACGTCGTGAGCTGAAGAGCCAGCGATTCCGCGGAAGTTTTAAGCCAAATATGCCAATACCAGGCTTGAAACCTCAACTTCCAACTAAACCTCTAACCGAACCGGAGGCCATGGCTGAGTGGTGCGTCTTCGAGGATATGGCCATACTGCACGTCCTGGTAAATCTGCAAGGATTACCTTGCAGCCTGATGCTGCTCTCACCGGGCCAAACGCCCAACTGGGACCTCGTCTCAGAGATGGTCAACTTCTGCTCGAAGACCTACCGTTCGGCGAGGCAGTGTCGCTGGAGGTACGAGACGCACATTCAGCCGCGTGAGGAAGGCAAGGTGGTGGAGAGTCCcaagaagcagaagaagctTAAGCCCACTCTGCGCACTGAGTACCTGAAGAGTCCGCTGCGATATTTGCGAACTACCCAGCTGTATGTCAGCGATAACAACGCCTCGTTTTACAAGACGATGCGATCCCGCTTCGACAGCATTAAGACTGCTTATCTAAAGAAGGCACCGCCGCCGAAACGCCAGTTTAGTGCTCCCAGCCTGATGAATCCCAAGCATATGGAAGTGCTGCAGGAGTTCGGCATCCAAAATTACGATCAACCGGTGCCGCCGCAGAACATTGCGGCCATGAAGGCAAATAAGATTCGGGAGAAGCAGCGTGGACAGCAGATGTCCCAGCCTCCGGTTGGAGTAGTtcagcaagtgcagcagcagtctcagcagcaacagcctgcaccacctccgccgccgcagcaacagcagccgcaacaagTGGTCCAGCAGgtccaacaacagcagcagcagcaacagcaggttgtgcagcagcaacttccCACTGTTTCAACCGTTCAACAGACTCTGCCCGTCCAGCAAACCGTGGAACtcgtgcagcagcagcccagTACCACGACAACAGTGGCTGTGCCCGCCGCTGGTGGTcagttgcagcagctgcagatccAGCACCTGACCAGTTCCAATGTCTCGCCCGGTCAACAGACTGCCATTCTGCTCCACCAACCGCAGCAGCAATTGCGTACGCACCCCGGCCAGGGTGGACAATCTAATACTCAACAGTTGGTCAAGACTATTGTTGGTGCCTCCTCCAGTTTGACTGCGGGCCAATTGCAACAATTGGCTCAACAGTCTGCAGCTGCTTCTGGAGGTCAGTCCAGTGTGAGCGTGGTCTTGACCACTCCAGTACAGTCACTTCCGGCAGTGGTGCAACCTCAGATAGGCTCTGGTGCCCAGATCGTGTCCATCTCGTCACAGACGTTGCCCGTTAACAGCTCTCCCCAGTTGGGCAGCATTGTGCAGACCCAATCCCTGCCGCAGGTGGTTTCCGTTAGCACTCTGCCCACCATGGGCACCGTACTGACCACCACTGccaatcaacaacaacaacagcatcagACCACGGCTGTAACCACTCTAAACACGGCCATGTTGCGTGGTCAGCGAATTGTGTCGACAGCTGCAGGAAACACGCTTCAACAGCGAACGACAGCCGGTGGTCAGTCTATTGTGTCGATGCCGAACTTGGGGCAAGGCGTGAGTCCCGCACAATTCCAGACACAGCTCCGTTTGGCGGCTGTTCCTACATCTCCAGCCACTCAGACCACACAGCTGGTGACCACAAAGGGAATCCCGGTTAGCGCATTACAGCAGGGAGGCAAAACGACGGTGATCCCTGGCACTCAGCAATCTGGGGGAGCACACATACAGCTCTACCGCCAGCGCAGCTTGAAGGTGCTGCAGACAACGACACAAGCGGTGCCCAGCGGATCAGCTGGCGGTACTGGAGCTACTGCTAATCTGGTGCAAGCTGGCGGCACCATAATCCAAGCTAGCAACATGGGCACGCACGTGACAAGCCAAAAAGTAGCCGTTTCGGGAATGCCGGGTACCTCCACTACTGTGCAGGCGGGCAACGTGGTAAGCAGCGTGCAAATGCACGGACAGGCCAGGACGCAGTTCATCAAGCAGATGGCGGCCGGAAAGCAGCAGCTTCAGCGCCAAGTGGTGTCCGCTGACGGAACTACCACCACTACCGGAGCTGGGGATATGCTACTGGTTAAGCGTCATAACATTCTTGCCGCCCAAAAGGCGCAGCAGGCCTCTGGAGCTCTCTTTACCACCACCActgggcagcagcaacaacagcagcagcagcaaggtCAACTCCCAGTGGCCGGGCAACCACAGCAGGTAACTCAGCACCAGATCGCGTCACTGGTAAAAGCTTCCACGGCAGCGGCGGCAAGCGGAAGTAGTATAAGTGCAGGCGGAGTCACCGTATCGGCTACTAATTCTACTGTTCAGGCGGGAAGCGTAAATATGACACTGCCCCAGCTCAAACCTGGCAGCCAGATCAAGGTTACCATGCCCAATCAGATGCGCCATttgcaaatgcaacagcagctgaCGATGCCACGTAAGATCAGCCGGATGACACAGCTGGTCAGCGCCAGTGGCCAACCCACGGCCACTAATATAGTAACGACAACTGGgccccagcaacagcagcagggtGTCACAGTGTCTGGCGGCGGTACCTTGCCCACAGTTGcttcgcagcagcaacagcagcagcatcaacagaAGGTTGGAGGTGGCAACAGTGTCCAGGCACAATTGCTGCACATTCAAAACACAAAGGCACTGCCGAATTCGGTCACCGTGCAGCAGATTCAACAAGTCATGCGTAGTGGCCAGCAGGGTACGTTAGCCACCACCAATCTGGTGTTGGGTAAGACGAGCGTGGGACGGGTGATTCCCGTGTCGGTGGCTTCACAGGCCAATCAGCGTCAAACCATTCAG GTTGTTTCAGCTGCCTCAGCGCAGGCTTTGGCAGCGGGAAATCTGCGCACCCATGTTGCTGGGCCGAGCATTGCCAGTGCTCTTAAGGTGGCCGCCTCTGGGGGTGCAGGAGGTCAAACCACGCAGCAGACGCTGATAGCTGCACTGCAGCATAATCAGCGGCAGAACGCCAGTCCTGTGCGGCTGCAGACGACGGCAGGAGGCAATCTTCTTGCCGttgtgcagcagcaacagcagcagcagcagcacacaaGTATTGCAGGACCAACTGCTGGACCGGCGGAGGTGATGACCATCACTCAGACGACCACCACGTTGCCCACGGTCGGCAgtttgcagcagcagcaacagggcGGCATATCGCAGCCCACAACGCAACAGGTACGCAAGCTGGTGCAGAAAAAGATCCTGATACGCAGCGAGAAAGAATAA